The following coding sequences lie in one Erwinia amylovora genomic window:
- the gltX gene encoding glutamate--tRNA ligase produces MKIKTRFAPSPTGYLHVGGARTALYSWLFARNHGGEFVLRIEDTDLERSTQQAIDAIMDGMNWLNLDWDEGPYYQTKRFDRYNAVIDQMLEAGSAYKCYCSKERLETLRENQMANGEKPRYDGTCRDSHEHHADNAPCVVRFRNPQEGSVIFEDQIRGQIEFSNQELDDLIIRRTDGAPTYNFCVVIDDWDMGITHVIRGEDHINNTPRQINILKAIGADVPMYAHVSMILGDDGKKLSKRHGAVGVMQYRDDGYLPEALLNYLVRLGWSHGDQEIFSIDEMKKLFDLDAVSKSASAFNTEKLQWLNHHYINSLAPEYVATHLQWHIEQEKIDTRSGPQLAQLVTLLGERCKTLKEMAASCRYFYEEFDEFDADAAKKHLRPVARQPLEVVRDKLAAINEWTAENVHHAIQAAADELEVGMGKVGMPLRVAVTGAGQSPALDVTVDAIGQARSVARIEKALVYITNREA; encoded by the coding sequence ATGAAAATCAAAACCCGCTTCGCTCCCAGCCCAACTGGCTATCTGCACGTTGGCGGTGCTCGTACCGCACTGTATTCATGGTTGTTTGCCCGTAACCACGGCGGTGAATTCGTGCTGCGTATTGAAGACACCGATCTGGAGCGTTCAACGCAGCAGGCTATCGATGCCATAATGGATGGCATGAACTGGCTCAATCTCGACTGGGATGAAGGCCCGTACTACCAGACTAAACGTTTTGACCGTTATAACGCGGTTATCGACCAGATGCTGGAAGCCGGTAGCGCCTATAAATGCTATTGCTCTAAGGAGCGGTTGGAAACGCTGCGTGAAAATCAGATGGCCAACGGCGAGAAGCCGCGTTATGACGGCACCTGCCGCGACAGCCATGAACATCATGCGGATAACGCACCATGCGTAGTGCGTTTCCGCAACCCGCAGGAAGGTTCAGTTATTTTTGAAGACCAAATCCGTGGTCAAATTGAATTCAGCAACCAGGAACTGGACGATCTGATCATTCGCCGTACTGACGGCGCGCCGACCTATAACTTCTGCGTGGTCATTGACGACTGGGATATGGGGATTACCCACGTTATCCGTGGTGAAGATCACATCAATAATACCCCGCGTCAAATCAATATCTTGAAAGCGATTGGCGCAGATGTGCCAATGTATGCGCACGTATCCATGATCCTTGGCGACGACGGCAAGAAGCTGTCAAAACGCCACGGCGCGGTAGGAGTGATGCAGTATCGCGATGACGGTTATCTGCCTGAAGCATTGTTGAACTATCTGGTTCGCCTGGGATGGTCACATGGCGATCAGGAGATCTTCAGCATTGATGAAATGAAAAAACTGTTCGACCTTGATGCGGTGAGTAAGTCTGCCAGCGCTTTTAATACTGAAAAACTGCAGTGGCTGAACCATCATTATATCAATTCTCTGGCACCTGAATATGTGGCTACCCATCTGCAATGGCATATCGAACAGGAAAAAATTGACACCCGCAGCGGCCCGCAGCTGGCGCAGCTGGTGACGCTACTGGGTGAACGTTGCAAGACGCTGAAAGAGATGGCGGCGTCCTGTCGCTATTTCTATGAAGAGTTCGACGAGTTCGATGCTGATGCGGCGAAGAAACACTTGCGCCCGGTGGCCCGCCAGCCGCTGGAAGTGGTGCGCGATAAACTCGCAGCCATCAATGAGTGGACGGCAGAAAACGTTCACCACGCCATTCAGGCAGCGGCTGATGAACTGGAAGTGGGAATGGGTAAAGTCGGCATGCCATTACGCGTTGCCGTTACCGGTGCCGGACAGTCGCCGGCATTGGACGTGACTGTTGATGCCATTGGTCAGGCGCGCAGCGTAGCCCGCATTGAAAAAGCGCTGGTATATATTACAAATCGCGAGGCGTAA
- a CDS encoding FlxA-like family protein, which translates to MTTISGSTSVSANPDAGSSVSQADRISKQIVKLQEQLKSLSDETSLTEQQKAEQLQMTENQIAMLEAQLAQIQLQQQAVEQQQESKATDSGSSEVADGVNRPTETNTLNVYI; encoded by the coding sequence ATGACCACCATCAGTGGCAGTACCAGCGTATCCGCTAACCCGGATGCAGGCAGCTCAGTTTCGCAAGCCGACCGTATTAGCAAGCAGATTGTCAAACTGCAGGAGCAGCTGAAAAGCCTCAGCGATGAAACGTCCCTGACTGAACAGCAGAAAGCAGAACAGCTGCAAATGACAGAAAACCAGATAGCCATGCTGGAAGCTCAGCTGGCACAGATCCAGCTACAGCAGCAGGCCGTCGAACAACAGCAAGAAAGCAAAGCGACAGACAGCGGCAGCAGCGAAGTTGCCGATGGCGTCAATCGCCCTACCGAAACGAACACGTTAAACGTGTATATCTAA
- a CDS encoding LysR family transcriptional regulator, translated as MNCTLRQLRVFVAVARQGSFSQAGQLIGLSQSAVSHSIKELESEMAIRLLDRTTREVLLTEAGEQLASRLERILEELNTTLLDVRSYGQQRSGTVRVAASQTISAHLMPQCLASGQLRYPEIKIMLRDRPQQWVLQSIRHAEVDFGIVIGPLQADDLQCEAILEEPFLLLCRQDDPLAQQRTVYWNMLNQRTLVLQDYSSGSRVLIDEALRLQQVRAEIVQEIGHPATLYPMVEAGIGISILPALALPLPQGRPLMVKRIMPEINRTIMLVRRKNRSLTPAAEAIWQEVRQQAGALTRQRASTSPF; from the coding sequence ATGAATTGCACCTTACGCCAGCTGCGCGTCTTCGTTGCTGTTGCCCGGCAAGGGAGTTTCAGTCAGGCGGGGCAGTTGATTGGGTTGAGCCAGTCAGCAGTCAGCCATAGCATCAAAGAGCTGGAGAGCGAAATGGCTATCCGCCTGCTTGACCGCACTACGCGTGAAGTGTTGTTGACGGAGGCAGGAGAACAGCTCGCCAGCCGCCTGGAACGGATACTGGAGGAACTGAATACCACCCTTCTGGACGTACGCAGCTACGGGCAGCAGCGTAGCGGAACGGTGCGCGTGGCTGCCAGCCAGACCATCTCCGCGCATCTGATGCCGCAGTGCCTGGCCAGCGGGCAGTTGCGCTATCCTGAAATCAAAATCATGTTGCGCGATCGTCCGCAGCAGTGGGTGTTGCAGAGCATTCGTCATGCCGAGGTTGATTTCGGGATTGTGATAGGACCTTTGCAGGCAGACGATTTACAGTGTGAAGCGATTCTGGAGGAACCTTTTTTACTGCTGTGTCGGCAGGACGATCCGCTGGCGCAGCAGCGAACGGTTTACTGGAATATGCTGAATCAACGCACGCTGGTATTACAGGATTACTCATCCGGTAGCCGGGTTCTGATCGACGAAGCGCTACGTTTGCAGCAGGTGAGGGCAGAAATTGTTCAGGAAATAGGCCACCCGGCCACGCTCTATCCGATGGTAGAAGCCGGAATTGGTATCAGCATCCTTCCCGCGCTGGCGCTGCCGTTACCCCAGGGCAGGCCACTAATGGTGAAACGCATCATGCCGGAGATTAATCGCACTATTATGCTGGTAAGACGTAAAAACCGCTCATTGACGCCAGCCGCAGAGGCAATCTGGCAGGAAGTGCGCCAGCAGGCCGGGGCGCTGACACGACAACGTGCCAGCACCTCGCCATTTTAG
- a CDS encoding bile acid:sodium symporter family protein: MGIFRIDPLMLKLIITVLLASLLPARGHFIDFFEWLTTAAIALLFFMHGAKLSREKIIAGGGHWRLHLWVMFSTFVLFPALGAILVWWHPLPLSHEIYSGFMYMTILPATVQSSIALTSLAGGNVAAAVCSASASSLLGVFISPLLVSLLMNVHSNVPGGSLEQIGKIMLQLLVPFVVGHLSRRWIANWVERNRGLISKTDQASILLVVYSAFSEAVVNGIWHRVGVMTLVWIVAGSLGLLFVVLAINLTAARLFGFNRADEITLLFCGSKKSLANGVPMANILFPSATVGIVVLPLMIFHQVQLMVCSMLAQRYRKTGEKQIVAHEESGSRALARSRKAR; encoded by the coding sequence ATGGGTATTTTTCGTATCGATCCACTGATGTTAAAACTGATTATCACCGTGCTGCTGGCTTCGTTGCTGCCCGCTCGCGGTCATTTTATTGATTTCTTCGAGTGGTTGACTACCGCCGCCATCGCCCTGCTGTTCTTTATGCACGGCGCCAAGCTGTCACGCGAAAAAATTATTGCCGGTGGCGGCCACTGGCGTCTGCATCTGTGGGTGATGTTCAGCACCTTCGTACTGTTTCCGGCGCTGGGAGCCATATTGGTCTGGTGGCATCCTCTGCCGTTGAGCCACGAGATCTATAGCGGATTTATGTATATGACGATCCTCCCTGCTACCGTTCAGTCGTCCATCGCGCTGACTTCGCTGGCCGGAGGCAATGTTGCGGCAGCGGTGTGCAGCGCATCGGCATCCAGCCTGTTAGGCGTGTTTATCTCACCGTTGCTGGTCAGTCTGCTGATGAACGTGCACAGCAACGTTCCGGGTGGCAGTCTTGAACAGATCGGTAAGATTATGCTGCAGCTGCTGGTTCCGTTCGTGGTCGGGCATCTTTCCCGCCGCTGGATCGCAAACTGGGTGGAAAGAAACCGCGGCCTGATAAGCAAAACTGACCAGGCATCTATTTTGCTGGTAGTCTATTCAGCCTTTAGCGAAGCGGTGGTTAACGGTATCTGGCACCGGGTAGGCGTGATGACGCTGGTGTGGATTGTCGCCGGCAGCCTTGGCCTGCTGTTTGTGGTACTGGCGATCAACCTGACCGCCGCCCGTCTGTTTGGCTTCAACCGTGCCGATGAAATCACCCTTCTGTTCTGCGGTTCTAAAAAGAGTCTGGCCAACGGCGTGCCGATGGCCAATATCCTGTTCCCTTCCGCAACGGTGGGCATTGTCGTGCTGCCACTGATGATCTTCCACCAGGTACAGCTGATGGTCTGTTCAATGCTTGCGCAGCGCTACAGAAAAACCGGAGAAAAGCAGATTGTTGCGCACGAAGAGTCTGGCAGCCGGGCGTTGGCCAGATCCCGGAAGGCACGTTAG
- a CDS encoding DUF3820 family protein, which translates to MEKKHLNEMANTVMPFGKYKGRVLIELPEEYLLWFARKNEFPQGHLGELMQMTLAVKIEGLEGLIKPLTQPH; encoded by the coding sequence ATGGAAAAAAAACACCTGAATGAAATGGCTAATACCGTTATGCCCTTCGGCAAATATAAAGGGCGCGTGTTAATTGAGCTGCCGGAAGAGTATCTGCTGTGGTTTGCCCGTAAGAATGAGTTTCCTCAGGGCCACCTTGGGGAACTGATGCAGATGACGCTGGCTGTCAAGATTGAGGGATTAGAGGGACTGATTAAACCGTTAACGCAACCGCATTAA